The Sphingomonas sinipercae genome contains a region encoding:
- the recA gene encoding recombinase RecA, producing the protein MAAQLKVIGSGLESASMDRQKALEAALAQIDRAFGKGSAMKLGSREKMEIEVVSTGSLGLDIALGVGGLPRGRVIEIYGPESSGKTTLALHAIAEAQKVGGTAAFVDAEHALDPVYAKKLGVDIDELIVSQPDTGEQALEIVDTLVRSNAVDVLVVDSVAALVPRAEIEGEMGDSHVGLQARLMSQALRKLTGSISRSRCTVIFINQVRMKIGVMYGNPETTTGGNALKFYASVRLDIRRTGQIKDRDDIVGNTTRVKVVKNKVAPPFKQVEFDIMYGQGVSKVGEILDLGVKAGLVEKSGAWFSYDSIRIGQGRENSKQYLTENPEIANRIERAIRGKTEEVGEALMVGPTGEDEGAE; encoded by the coding sequence ATGGCAGCGCAGCTCAAGGTCATCGGCAGCGGATTGGAATCAGCAAGCATGGATCGGCAAAAGGCGCTCGAGGCGGCGCTTGCGCAAATCGACCGCGCATTCGGCAAGGGCTCGGCAATGAAGCTGGGCAGCCGCGAGAAAATGGAAATCGAAGTGGTCTCGACCGGCTCGCTCGGTCTCGACATCGCCCTTGGCGTGGGCGGCTTGCCGCGCGGCCGGGTGATCGAGATTTACGGGCCGGAAAGCTCTGGCAAGACGACGCTTGCGCTGCACGCGATTGCCGAAGCGCAGAAGGTTGGTGGGACCGCCGCCTTCGTCGACGCGGAACATGCGCTCGACCCGGTGTATGCGAAGAAGCTTGGCGTCGACATCGACGAGCTGATCGTATCGCAGCCGGATACGGGCGAGCAGGCGCTGGAAATCGTCGACACGCTGGTGCGGTCGAATGCCGTCGACGTGCTGGTGGTCGATTCGGTCGCTGCGCTGGTGCCGCGGGCGGAAATCGAGGGCGAGATGGGCGACAGCCACGTCGGCCTGCAGGCCCGCCTGATGAGCCAGGCGCTGCGCAAGCTGACCGGATCGATCAGCCGTTCGCGCTGCACCGTCATCTTCATCAACCAGGTACGGATGAAGATCGGCGTCATGTACGGCAACCCGGAGACGACGACGGGCGGCAATGCGCTGAAGTTCTACGCCTCGGTCCGCCTCGACATTCGCCGCACGGGCCAGATCAAGGACCGCGACGATATCGTCGGCAACACCACCCGGGTGAAGGTGGTCAAGAACAAGGTCGCGCCGCCGTTCAAGCAGGTCGAATTCGACATCATGTACGGCCAGGGCGTGTCGAAGGTCGGCGAGATCCTCGACCTCGGCGTCAAGGCCGGCCTGGTCGAGAAGTCGGGCGCGTGGTTCAGCTATGACTCGATCCGCATCGGCCAGGGGCGCGAGAACTCCAAGCAGTATCTCACGGAAAATCCCGAGATCGCCAACCGGATCGAAAGGGCGATCCGGGGCAAGACCGAGGAAGTCGGCGAAGCGCTGATGGTCGGGCCTACGGGCGAGGACGAAGGCGCCGAATAA
- a CDS encoding glycosyltransferase family 87 protein encodes MQPAAHAGKAGLRRRWLDHALALGEADPGPCFAWHSRVAFVLTLLSFLTLLGGAYVYSKAAPGVDFTSFWSAGHLAVTGHPALAYDQAVHRAVQMTVAHMGGAMPFPYPPPFLLVVMPIGFHPFWLAYLVWVAVGATLFLLATRRLMPATYALSHPAAFMNVVGGQNGFLTCSVFIAAFAALERRPLLAGALFGLFVCKPQLACLVPIAFIAGGHWRAFFAAAASGLLVLLLGLALFGVESYRGFFAMSAHFAGLIENSAWRWNQLASVFAFARFFGIAQGPAFVAQALAAIAAIVLTWRAWALKHDQRVPILAASTMLISPYLFTYDTLLLIIPLAAFLQQRQAGRFVAVWMGSFLTVLCFTGAFAMPIPNLTPIAAIASLFWLHNCDLRLLLPNRSRVSAAA; translated from the coding sequence GTGCAGCCGGCGGCACACGCAGGAAAGGCCGGCCTCCGCCGCCGGTGGCTCGATCACGCGCTCGCCCTTGGCGAGGCTGACCCGGGCCCCTGCTTCGCCTGGCATAGTCGGGTGGCGTTCGTGCTCACCCTGCTGTCGTTCCTGACGCTGCTTGGCGGGGCCTATGTCTACAGCAAGGCCGCGCCGGGCGTGGACTTCACGAGCTTCTGGTCGGCCGGGCACCTGGCCGTCACCGGGCACCCGGCCCTGGCTTACGACCAGGCCGTCCATCGCGCGGTGCAGATGACGGTCGCGCACATGGGCGGCGCAATGCCCTTTCCCTACCCGCCGCCGTTCCTGCTGGTGGTGATGCCGATCGGCTTCCATCCTTTCTGGCTGGCCTATCTGGTCTGGGTCGCGGTCGGTGCGACGCTCTTCCTGCTGGCGACCCGGCGCTTGATGCCGGCAACCTACGCCTTGTCGCACCCGGCCGCCTTCATGAACGTCGTTGGCGGGCAGAACGGATTCCTGACCTGCTCGGTGTTCATTGCCGCCTTTGCCGCGCTCGAACGCCGCCCGTTGCTTGCCGGCGCGCTGTTCGGCCTGTTCGTCTGCAAGCCGCAGCTCGCCTGCCTGGTGCCGATTGCCTTTATCGCCGGCGGTCACTGGCGCGCCTTCTTCGCCGCGGCCGCCTCGGGGCTCCTGGTCCTGCTGCTCGGGCTCGCGCTGTTCGGCGTCGAATCCTACCGCGGCTTCTTCGCCATGAGCGCACATTTCGCCGGCCTGATCGAAAACAGCGCCTGGCGCTGGAACCAGCTCGCCAGCGTCTTCGCCTTCGCCCGCTTCTTCGGCATCGCTCAGGGACCGGCGTTCGTGGCGCAAGCGTTGGCGGCCATCGCCGCCATCGTGCTGACCTGGCGCGCATGGGCTTTGAAGCACGACCAGCGGGTCCCGATCCTTGCCGCATCGACCATGCTGATTTCGCCCTATTTGTTCACCTACGACACGCTGCTCCTGATCATCCCGCTGGCCGCCTTCCTGCAGCAGCGCCAGGCCGGGCGCTTTGTCGCTGTGTGGATGGGGTCGTTCCTGACGGTGCTGTGCTTCACCGGCGCCTTTGCGATGCCGATCCCGAACCTCACGCCCATCGCCGCGATTGCGAGCCTGTTTTGGCTTCACAATTGCGACCTTCGCTTGCTGCTCCCAAATAGGTCCAGGGTTTCGGCCGCCGCCTGA
- a CDS encoding KpsF/GutQ family sugar-phosphate isomerase, protein MADEATSDTVEWGRDILRDEARALEALADGLGAEFERAVELIFTCKGKLIVCGLGKSGHIGRKIAATFASTGTTSIFLHLAEAIHGDLGMAAQGDVAILISQSGETAELEPVIDHFERVAIPVIGITGNPASMLAEAAAAPLVLPHWAEAGPEAVAPTTSTTMTLALGDALAMTVMRQRGFTRTDFGRLHPGGSLGARLKPIRKLMHGGRDLPLISGDSSMHETVVEMTAKRLGAIGVTNAQGCLIGVITDGDLRRNVERGLDHPASDFMTKDPVTVAPDALVDDALLLFDEHKITVLFVVEEDESGKKPVGVLHIHDCPALR, encoded by the coding sequence ATGGCAGACGAAGCGACATCCGACACGGTCGAGTGGGGGCGCGACATTCTGCGCGACGAAGCGCGCGCGTTGGAGGCGCTGGCCGACGGGCTGGGCGCGGAATTCGAGCGCGCGGTCGAGCTGATCTTCACGTGCAAGGGCAAGCTGATCGTGTGCGGGCTCGGCAAGTCCGGCCACATCGGGCGCAAGATCGCCGCGACCTTTGCGTCCACCGGCACGACGTCGATCTTCCTCCACCTCGCCGAAGCGATCCACGGCGACCTTGGCATGGCCGCGCAGGGCGACGTCGCGATCCTCATCTCGCAAAGCGGCGAAACGGCCGAGCTCGAGCCCGTCATCGATCATTTCGAGCGCGTGGCGATCCCGGTCATCGGGATCACCGGCAACCCGGCCTCGATGCTCGCCGAGGCCGCCGCCGCTCCCTTGGTGTTGCCGCACTGGGCGGAAGCGGGGCCGGAAGCGGTGGCGCCAACGACGTCGACGACGATGACGCTGGCGCTTGGCGACGCCCTGGCGATGACGGTGATGCGGCAGCGCGGCTTTACGCGGACGGACTTCGGGCGGCTGCACCCCGGCGGATCGCTCGGCGCGCGCCTGAAGCCGATCCGCAAGCTGATGCACGGCGGCCGCGACCTACCGCTGATTTCCGGCGACAGTTCGATGCACGAGACGGTCGTCGAGATGACGGCCAAGCGCCTCGGCGCGATCGGCGTGACAAATGCGCAGGGCTGCCTGATCGGCGTGATTACGGATGGCGACTTGCGCCGCAATGTCGAGCGAGGCCTCGATCATCCGGCGAGCGATTTCATGACGAAGGACCCGGTGACCGTCGCCCCCGATGCGCTGGTCGACGATGCCTTGCTGCTGTTCGACGAGCACAAGATCACGGTGCTGTTCGTCGTCGAGGAAGACGAGAGCGGCAAGAAGCCGGTCGGCGTGCTTCACATCCACGATTGCCCGGCGCTCCGGTGA
- a CDS encoding methyltransferase family protein — MHTNRILDWGERLFLVALAATFLQAILPRVFEHPYVILLAISECLPVVLILIRKPGTMTRDPLAWLFAFLGTAAPLLVRPAPGGFAMIPEPVVAAMMMSGVAVNILAKVALWRSFGLAPANRGVRSGGLYRLVRHPMYLGYFISQLAFLLANFTVGNIVKYALTWSMQLLRIREEEKFLSADPAYRELQGRVRYRVLPGLY, encoded by the coding sequence ATGCACACGAACAGGATTCTTGATTGGGGCGAGCGGCTTTTCCTCGTCGCCTTGGCGGCAACCTTCCTGCAGGCGATCCTGCCGCGGGTGTTCGAGCATCCCTACGTCATTCTCCTGGCGATTTCGGAGTGCCTTCCCGTCGTCCTGATCCTGATCCGCAAGCCGGGCACGATGACCCGCGACCCGCTCGCCTGGCTCTTCGCCTTCCTCGGCACCGCCGCGCCCTTGCTGGTGCGTCCGGCCCCGGGCGGCTTCGCGATGATTCCCGAGCCGGTGGTCGCGGCGATGATGATGAGCGGCGTTGCCGTGAACATCCTGGCCAAGGTCGCTTTGTGGCGCAGCTTCGGCCTGGCGCCGGCGAACCGCGGGGTCCGCAGCGGCGGCCTGTACCGCCTCGTCCGGCACCCGATGTACCTCGGCTATTTCATCAGCCAGCTTGCCTTCCTGTTGGCCAATTTCACCGTCGGTAACATCGTCAAATATGCGCTGACCTGGTCGATGCAGCTGCTGCGCATCCGTGAAGAGGAAAAATTCCTTTCGGCCGACCCTGCCTATCGCGAGCTTCAGGGCCGCGTTCGCTATCGGGTGCTTCCGGGCCTGTATTGA
- a CDS encoding class I SAM-dependent methyltransferase, producing the protein MSAASDWASAGGVVWAARWRQTDRGLAGIEAPLVERIRAAAPDRRFRAFEIGCGAGATTADVAAALPNATIVAADVSADLLEVARQRLARESSVTFAVGDAEHIAADNGPFDLIYSRHGVMFFDDPQRAFRTLANAATPGAKLVFSCFRDWQANAWASELGSAAADQPLPSPGREAGGFAFADPDYVRQLLSGAGWTAIAAEAVDFTYVAGAGREAVAEALDYLCTIGPASAVLRQMDEAKRPAAVARMKPVIERYAKDGEVRFPASAWIWSAAALPQ; encoded by the coding sequence ATGAGCGCGGCAAGCGATTGGGCGAGCGCCGGTGGTGTGGTTTGGGCGGCGCGGTGGCGGCAAACCGACCGCGGGCTGGCCGGGATCGAAGCCCCATTGGTCGAACGCATAAGGGCTGCTGCCCCCGACCGAAGGTTTCGCGCTTTCGAAATCGGTTGTGGCGCGGGCGCGACCACGGCGGACGTCGCCGCAGCACTGCCGAACGCGACGATCGTTGCCGCCGATGTCTCGGCCGACTTGCTTGAGGTGGCACGGCAGCGGCTTGCGCGTGAATCTTCCGTCACCTTTGCGGTCGGCGATGCCGAGCATATCGCGGCCGACAATGGTCCGTTCGATCTTATCTACTCGCGGCATGGCGTCATGTTCTTCGACGATCCGCAGCGCGCCTTCCGCACGCTGGCCAATGCGGCGACGCCGGGCGCGAAGCTGGTTTTTTCCTGCTTTCGCGACTGGCAGGCGAATGCCTGGGCATCGGAACTGGGCTCGGCGGCTGCCGACCAGCCGCTTCCATCCCCCGGCCGAGAGGCTGGCGGATTCGCCTTTGCCGACCCCGATTACGTGCGGCAGTTGCTTTCCGGCGCGGGGTGGACCGCAATCGCCGCCGAGGCCGTGGATTTTACCTACGTCGCCGGCGCGGGCCGCGAGGCGGTGGCGGAAGCGCTGGATTACCTTTGTACGATCGGGCCGGCGTCGGCGGTGCTTCGCCAGATGGACGAAGCGAAGCGTCCGGCGGCAGTCGCCCGAATGAAGCCAGTCATCGAGCGCTACGCAAAGGACGGGGAAGTGCGCTTTCCCGCCTCCGCCTGGATCTGGAGCGCCGCCGCGCTGCCACAATAA
- a CDS encoding dicarboxylate/amino acid:cation symporter, which yields MATKLTRFILIGLVLGIIAGWAINVSVADGTPAGDAQLKTIAGYFSILTTVFLHLIKMIIAPLVLSTMVVGIAHMGDTTALGRVGIKAFGWFVCASLISLSLGLVLVNALQPGVGLALTIPPADAASGVDRSAFDLAKFIAHIFPTSMVDAMAQNDILQIVVFSLFLGVAITAVGEPARPLVRALEALVKVMLQVTDYVMRFAPVAVFAAVTASIAERGISILATYGYFMGSFYIGLAILWILLIGVCFLIVGGRTRHLVRYIRDPIVLAFSTASSEAAFPRTLEALDRFGVPPRIASFVLPLGYSFNLDGSMMYMTFASIFIAQAYGIDLTITQEILMLLTLMITSKGVAGVPRASLVVITATLAQFNIPEAGILMILAVDHFLDMGRSATNVVGNAVASTVVAKWEGELDPPEPVDIEPPHAPSHRPPPPPGDEPF from the coding sequence ATGGCGACGAAGCTTACCAGGTTCATCCTTATCGGCCTGGTCCTTGGGATCATCGCGGGTTGGGCGATCAACGTATCGGTCGCCGACGGCACGCCCGCCGGCGATGCGCAGCTCAAGACGATTGCCGGCTATTTCTCCATCCTGACGACGGTGTTCCTGCACCTGATCAAGATGATCATTGCGCCGCTGGTGCTTTCGACCATGGTCGTGGGAATCGCCCACATGGGCGACACGACCGCGCTGGGCCGGGTCGGCATCAAGGCGTTCGGCTGGTTCGTTTGCGCCAGCCTGATTTCGCTCAGCCTCGGCCTCGTCCTGGTCAATGCGCTGCAGCCGGGCGTCGGCCTGGCGCTGACCATCCCGCCGGCCGACGCGGCCAGCGGTGTCGACCGTTCCGCCTTCGACCTCGCCAAGTTCATCGCGCACATCTTCCCGACCTCGATGGTCGACGCGATGGCGCAGAACGACATCCTCCAGATCGTCGTCTTCTCGCTCTTCCTAGGCGTCGCGATCACCGCTGTCGGGGAACCGGCGCGGCCCCTGGTCCGGGCGCTCGAAGCCCTGGTCAAGGTGATGCTTCAGGTCACCGATTACGTGATGCGCTTCGCCCCGGTCGCGGTGTTCGCGGCCGTGACCGCCAGCATCGCCGAGCGCGGCATCTCGATCCTCGCCACCTACGGCTATTTCATGGGCAGCTTCTACATCGGTCTGGCGATCCTCTGGATCCTGCTGATCGGGGTCTGCTTCCTCATCGTCGGCGGGCGCACGCGCCACCTCGTGCGTTACATCCGCGACCCGATCGTGCTCGCCTTCTCCACCGCATCGTCGGAAGCGGCCTTCCCGCGCACGCTGGAGGCGCTCGACCGCTTCGGCGTTCCGCCGCGGATCGCCAGCTTCGTGCTGCCGCTCGGCTATTCGTTCAACCTCGACGGGTCGATGATGTACATGACGTTCGCGTCGATCTTCATCGCCCAGGCCTATGGCATCGACCTGACGATCACGCAGGAAATCCTGATGCTCCTGACGCTGATGATCACGTCGAAGGGGGTCGCCGGGGTCCCACGCGCCAGCCTGGTGGTGATCACCGCAACGCTTGCCCAGTTCAACATCCCCGAGGCCGGGATCCTGATGATCCTTGCCGTCGATCACTTCCTCGACATGGGGCGGTCGGCGACCAACGTCGTCGGCAACGCTGTCGCCAGCACCGTGGTGGCCAAGTGGGAAGGCGAGCTCGACCCGCCCGAACCGGTCGATATCGAGCCGCCCCACGCGCCGTCGCATCGGCCCCCTCCGCCCCCAGGGGACGAGCCCTTCTGA
- the dnaG gene encoding DNA primase, with amino-acid sequence MTLSPAWLDELRARTVLSAIIQPSVKLTRAGREWKACCPFHNEKTPSFTINDEKGFYHCFGCGAHGDAIRFLTEARGLPFMDAVKELAGKAGMDVPAPDPRAAAQAERTSSLTDVMAAVQRWFAEQLGGIDGASAREYLKGRGIDAATVARFGIGLAPDNRTALKRALAELGEDRLVETGMLVKPDEGKDTYDRFRGRLMIPIRDQRGRVIAFGGRILGDGEPKYLNSPDTPLFDKGRTLYNIDRAGPASRQAKRLIVVEGYMDVIALDRAGISEVVAPNGTAVTEAQLERMWRLDPAPILCFDGDAAGRKAAIRAAARALPHIGPDRTLRFVELPAGQDPDDIVRAGGPEAMNALLAEPEALDRRLFRHERDAAALTTPEARAGLRQRLIEHSQSIQHPDLRRLYRDQWMDAFQAEMDQARPPRRQWQPGSGGGPQRPRGSFKNGRFTPPPSPPSDTARRIASGGIDASTARALILGFINFPAALPEHCQQLAHLGIRDRTLSALRERLVEAALSRQTLDREELVTILQHAGPASGLAPAANSGGIGFSFTRSDAEPERAVRDLGVAIDALAAEEEIGAALLEATERLKAGDEDAFDEQRRLHVAREEIMQRLASLAGTE; translated from the coding sequence GTGACCCTCTCCCCCGCCTGGCTGGACGAGCTTCGCGCCCGCACCGTGCTGTCCGCCATCATCCAGCCGTCGGTGAAGCTCACTCGCGCCGGGCGCGAGTGGAAGGCGTGCTGCCCGTTCCACAATGAAAAGACGCCCAGCTTCACGATCAACGACGAAAAGGGCTTCTACCATTGCTTCGGCTGCGGCGCGCACGGCGATGCGATCCGCTTCCTGACCGAAGCGCGGGGCCTTCCGTTCATGGACGCGGTCAAGGAACTTGCCGGCAAGGCGGGCATGGACGTCCCCGCCCCCGACCCGCGCGCCGCCGCCCAGGCCGAACGGACGTCATCGCTGACCGATGTCATGGCGGCCGTGCAGCGCTGGTTTGCCGAACAGCTCGGCGGAATCGACGGCGCCTCGGCGCGCGAATATCTCAAGGGGCGCGGCATCGACGCGGCGACCGTGGCCCGCTTCGGCATCGGCCTGGCGCCGGATAACCGAACCGCGCTCAAGCGCGCGCTGGCCGAGCTTGGCGAGGACCGGCTGGTCGAAACCGGGATGCTGGTCAAGCCCGACGAAGGCAAGGACACGTACGACCGCTTCCGCGGGCGGCTGATGATCCCGATCCGCGACCAGCGCGGGCGAGTCATCGCCTTCGGCGGGCGGATCCTGGGCGACGGCGAGCCCAAATATCTCAACTCCCCCGACACGCCGCTCTTCGACAAGGGCCGCACCCTCTACAATATCGACCGTGCCGGCCCGGCCAGCCGGCAAGCCAAGAGGCTGATCGTCGTCGAAGGCTATATGGACGTCATTGCCCTCGACCGCGCCGGCATCAGCGAAGTCGTCGCGCCCAACGGCACCGCGGTGACCGAAGCGCAGCTGGAGCGGATGTGGCGGCTCGATCCGGCGCCGATCCTCTGCTTCGATGGCGATGCGGCGGGCCGCAAGGCCGCGATCCGCGCCGCCGCCCGCGCCTTGCCCCACATCGGGCCCGACCGGACTTTGCGCTTCGTCGAGCTTCCCGCCGGGCAGGACCCGGACGACATCGTCCGCGCTGGCGGGCCGGAAGCGATGAATGCGCTCCTTGCCGAGCCCGAAGCGCTCGACCGCCGCTTGTTCCGGCACGAACGCGATGCCGCCGCGCTGACCACGCCCGAGGCCCGCGCCGGCCTTCGCCAGCGGCTGATCGAACATTCGCAATCCATCCAGCATCCCGACCTTCGCCGCCTCTACCGCGACCAGTGGATGGACGCTTTCCAGGCGGAGATGGACCAGGCCCGCCCGCCCCGCCGCCAGTGGCAGCCCGGGAGCGGCGGTGGGCCGCAGCGTCCGCGCGGAAGCTTCAAGAACGGGCGCTTCACTCCGCCTCCTTCCCCGCCCAGCGACACCGCGCGGCGCATCGCCAGCGGCGGAATCGACGCCTCGACCGCGCGCGCCTTGATCCTCGGCTTCATCAATTTTCCCGCCGCTTTGCCCGAACATTGCCAGCAGCTCGCCCACCTCGGCATCCGCGACCGCACCCTCTCCGCCCTTCGCGAACGGCTGGTCGAAGCGGCACTCTCCCGGCAAACGCTTGATCGGGAAGAGCTTGTCACCATATTGCAACACGCCGGACCGGCTTCGGGCCTTGCGCCCGCGGCCAATTCCGGCGGAATCGGCTTTTCCTTCACCCGTAGCGACGCCGAGCCCGAGCGGGCCGTGCGTGACCTGGGCGTCGCCATCGACGCCCTTGCCGCGGAGGAGGAGATCGGCGCCGCGCTTCTCGAAGCGACCGAGCGCCTGAAAGCCGGGGACGAAGATGCGTTCGACGAGCAGCGCCGGCTGCACGTCGCGCGTGAAGAAATCATGCAACGGCTGGCGTCTCTCGCCGGCACTGAGTAA
- a CDS encoding multidrug effflux MFS transporter: MSFQIEQTAGKPRPPGTREMTALLAGLMALNAFAIDAMIPALPDIGRALNVAHENDRQLVVVAYMLGFGATQLIWGPLADRFGRKPILAAGVTLYAIFALTCAFAGTFALLIAGRAAMGASAAVTRVLVVAMVRDLFEAEAMARVMSLVFMVFMLVPVLAPNIGQAILLFAPWRAIFVVLAVYAVIMFTWSWIRLPETLHPEFRRSLNWREIGDAAWETLREPQSRGYTIALTVTFSALVAYISSVQQIVFDVFDKPQLIGLVFAAVAAPMGVASWANSKVVGRFGLRRVGHSAAVGFALVTALHAAIALAGHETLATFIILQGLTMACFAFTSSNLGTLAMEHMAPIAGTASSVQGVIGTVGAAIAGFFIGRAFDGTATPFLVGTAACASAALLVIVLTEPKRLFAPIRVDTGEPTERAEA; the protein is encoded by the coding sequence ATGTCATTCCAGATCGAACAGACCGCGGGCAAGCCGCGCCCGCCCGGCACGCGCGAGATGACGGCGCTGCTCGCCGGCCTAATGGCGCTCAACGCCTTCGCCATCGACGCGATGATCCCTGCCCTGCCCGACATCGGCCGGGCATTGAACGTCGCCCATGAAAACGATCGGCAGCTGGTCGTCGTCGCCTACATGCTCGGCTTTGGCGCGACGCAGCTGATCTGGGGCCCGCTTGCCGACCGCTTCGGGCGCAAGCCGATCCTTGCCGCCGGGGTCACGCTTTATGCCATCTTCGCGCTGACCTGCGCCTTTGCCGGCACTTTCGCGCTGCTGATCGCCGGCCGGGCCGCGATGGGCGCGTCGGCCGCGGTGACCCGGGTGCTCGTCGTGGCCATGGTCCGCGACCTGTTCGAAGCCGAAGCCATGGCCCGGGTGATGAGCCTGGTGTTCATGGTCTTCATGCTGGTCCCCGTCCTTGCCCCCAACATCGGCCAGGCGATCCTGCTATTCGCGCCGTGGCGCGCGATCTTCGTGGTGCTCGCGGTTTATGCGGTGATCATGTTCACCTGGTCGTGGATCCGCCTGCCGGAAACCTTGCACCCGGAATTCCGGCGCTCGCTCAACTGGCGGGAAATCGGCGACGCTGCCTGGGAAACGCTTCGAGAGCCGCAATCGCGCGGCTACACGATCGCCCTGACCGTCACCTTTTCGGCGCTGGTCGCCTACATTTCCTCGGTCCAGCAGATCGTCTTCGACGTGTTCGACAAGCCGCAGCTGATCGGCCTGGTGTTCGCGGCGGTGGCCGCGCCGATGGGCGTCGCGTCCTGGGCCAATTCAAAGGTGGTCGGCCGTTTCGGCCTGCGCCGGGTCGGCCATTCCGCAGCGGTCGGCTTCGCGCTGGTGACCGCCCTCCATGCCGCGATTGCGCTCGCCGGCCACGAAACGCTTGCCACCTTCATCATCCTGCAAGGGCTGACGATGGCCTGCTTCGCCTTCACCTCCTCCAACCTGGGGACGCTGGCGATGGAGCATATGGCGCCGATCGCCGGCACTGCGTCCTCCGTCCAGGGCGTGATCGGCACGGTCGGGGCCGCTATCGCCGGCTTCTTCATCGGCCGCGCGTTCGACGGGACGGCGACGCCCTTCCTGGTCGGGACGGCTGCCTGCGCCAGCGCGGCCCTGCTGGTAATTGTCCTAACCGAACCCAAGCGCCTGTTCGCGCCGATCCGGGTCGACACCGGCGAACCGACGGAGCGGGCGGAAGCCTGA